CCCTGGAGCTGGCTGGCACAGATGTTCTTGAGCTGGCTCTTCGGTGACGACTACTTCCACATGTCCGGCACCTCCCAGTCGGCCGCGATCGTTTCGGGCACGGTCGCCTTGATGCTCGAGGCCCAGCCTTGGCTCACCCCCGACGAGGTCAAGTGCCGGCTGATGGACTCGGCTCGGCCGGCGGTCGACGCCAAGGGTAAGCTTGCCTACAGTGTCTTCCAGCAAGGCGCCGGCCTGGTCAACGCCTCCGGCGCTCTGACCAGCACGGCCAGCGGTTGCGCCAACAACGGCGTCAATGTCGACCTCGATCTAGCCGGAGTCCAGCACTACGGCGGCCGGGCGAATGTCGATGCCGAAGGCAAC
This genomic window from bacterium contains:
- a CDS encoding S8 family serine peptidase; this encodes PWSWLAQMFLSWLFGDDYFHMSGTSQSAAIVSGTVALMLEAQPWLTPDEVKCRLMDSARPAVDAKGKLAYSVFQQGAGLVNASGALTSTASGCANNGVNVDLDLAGVQHYGGRANVDAEGNYYITGLDGFLWSDGFLWNDGFLWSDGYLWNDGFLWSDGYLWNDGFLWNDGFLWSDGYLWNDGAADVMSVGDWVEQE